One genomic region from Gossypium hirsutum isolate 1008001.06 chromosome D13, Gossypium_hirsutum_v2.1, whole genome shotgun sequence encodes:
- the LOC107918457 gene encoding calmodulin-binding protein 60 C has protein sequence MMFPSKRPAPDEADKRCESMVPEPKRRATLENAVRSIMGFGGLSLNRIVLNLEPMLRSWVREEVEKAILSSFHPSSRSSLNQIEASRGRSLQLRFVNKLPSTIFTGSKVEAEDGNTIKIILVDAMTETMVSSGSLSSIKIEIVVLNSEFGADERQDWTENEFNASVLRERQGKRPLVTGDVSITLVDGVGNVDNVIFTDNSSWIRSRKFRLGARIVQRISGESKIREATSEAFIVKDHRGELYKKHYPPFLHDEVWRLERIAKDGTFNKRLTSNNIFTVKDFLRLHVIDSSALRHILGCGISNRVWDTIIEHALSCVLDDDEWYSYYGTAQSVGLLLNSIYRVEAATFDGQNYQPVENMTFSQKLLVEDAKRQAYNNVGDLVSVDQRATIRPLMPLTNFLPEPLCIPNLLLQQPELSVENEDKPDTPHGNLNQSSTSYVYEMEDTNQLQDCLPQDELAIQAFNPTLRNSFRMGGIFHSNGENSLSFLSDDHFATEDNSEAEMPIWISTTPAWGYASGSVSTPAASESSSTNFDVNNQRSMGESRDVWPKARWLKLRAVIHWRSFTRGAARRRLCLPLGTCI, from the exons atGATGTTTCCAAGTAAGAGGCCTGCACCTGATGAAGCTGATAAGAGGTGTGAATCTATGGTTCCTGAGCCCAAAAGAAGGGCTACCCTTGAGAA CGCTGTTAGAAGCATAATGGGATTTGGAGGGCTTTCCCTGAATAGAATTGTGCTCAACCTGGAACCAATGCTGAGATCATGG GTAAGGGAAGAAGTGGAAAAAGCAATTCTATCCTCTTTTCATCCATCTTCAAG GTCCTCGCTTAATCAGATTGAGGCATCGAGAGGAAGAAGCTTGCAGTTGCGTTTTGTTAATAAACTACCCTCTACCATATTTACGGGTAGCAAGGTTGAAGCCGAGGATGGCAATACCATTAAGATTATCCTAGTTGATGCAATGACGGAAACAATGGTCTCATCTGGTTCCTTGTCTTCTATTAAGATTGAGATTGTAGTCCTTAATAGTGAGTTTGGTGCTGATGAGCGACAAGATTGGACGGAAAATGAATTCAATGCCAGTGTTCTTCGTGAAAGACAAGGTAAAAGGCCACTGGTGACTGGGGATGTGAGTATCACCCTGGTTGATGGTGTGGGGAATGTTGATAATGTGATTTTCACTGACAATTCTAGCTGGATAAGAAGTCGAAAGTTCAGATTAGGAGCCCGAATTGTGCAAAGAATTTCTGGTGAATCGAAAATCAGGGAGGCTACAAGTGAAGCATTCATAGTGAAAGATCATCGTGGGGAGT TATACAAGAAGCACTACCCTCCCTTCCTGCATGATGAAGTATGGCGTCTGGAAAGGATAGCCAAAGATGGTACCTTCAATAAACGGCTGACCTCTAATAATATTTTCACTGTCAAGGACTTCCTGCGGTTGCATGTTATTGATTCATCTGCACTGCGCCAT ATACTTGGTTGTGGGATCTCAAATAGGGTATGGGACACAATCATAGAACATGCTTTATCTTGTGTTCTTGATGATGATGAGTGGTATTCCTACTATGGAACCGCACAAAGCGTTGGACTCCTATTAAACTCCATTTACAGAGTTGAGGCAGCTACATTTGATGGCCAGAATTACCAGCCAGTGGAAAATATGACCTTTTCACAAAAG CTTCTGGTGGAAGATGCAAAGAGACAAGCTTACAATAATGTTGGGGACCTAGTTTCGGTTGATCAGCGAGCAACTATCAGACCCTTGATGCCCTTGACAAATTTTTTGCCTGAGCCACTTTGCATCCCAAATTTACTTCTGCAACAACCTGAACTCTCAGTTGAAAACGAAG ATAAGCCAGATACACCACATGGTAATCTCAACCAATCCTCAACATCCTATGTCTATGAAATGGAAGATACAAATCAGTTACAGGATTGTTTACCACAGGATGAGCTTGCAATTCAAGCTTTTAATCCAACGCTAAGAAACAGCTTCAGAATGGGGGGGATCTTCCATTCCAATGGAGAGAACAGTTTGTCATTTTTGTCAGATGACCATTTTGCTACAGAGGATAATTCTGAAGCTGAAATGCCAATTTGGATTTCAACTACTCCAGCATGGGGATATGCCAGTGGATCTGTTTCAACCCCGGCAGCATCCGAATCGTCTTCTACAAACTTTGATGTCAATAACCAGAGAAGCATGGGAGAGAGCAGAGATGTGTGGCCCAAAGCTAGGTGGTTGAAGTTAAGAGCTGTTATCCATTGGAGGTCATTTACTCGCGGTGCTGCACGAAGGCGCCTCTGCTTGCCACTAGGCACATGTATATAA